A stretch of Comamonadaceae bacterium M7527 DNA encodes these proteins:
- a CDS encoding (2Fe-2S)-binding protein — MDLLINGDNHTVDVAPDTPLLWVLRDNLNLTGTKFGCGIAACGACTAHLNGQAVRTCVLPVSAAQGQAITTIEGLAQGDELHAVQQAWIDEQVPQCGYCQSGMLMAAASLLAGNAAPTDADIDAAMTNICRCGTYQRVRAGIHRAAKVLQSRAPALPNTAAGGES; from the coding sequence ATGGATTTGCTCATAAACGGTGACAACCACACGGTAGATGTGGCGCCAGATACCCCCTTGTTGTGGGTGCTGCGCGACAACTTGAACTTAACCGGCACCAAGTTTGGCTGTGGTATCGCGGCTTGTGGCGCTTGCACGGCTCACCTGAACGGGCAAGCCGTGCGTACTTGTGTATTGCCGGTATCAGCAGCCCAAGGTCAAGCCATTACGACTATTGAGGGACTGGCGCAAGGCGATGAACTGCACGCGGTTCAGCAAGCATGGATTGACGAGCAAGTGCCGCAGTGCGGCTACTGCCAGTCTGGCATGTTGATGGCGGCGGCTTCATTACTTGCTGGTAACGCGGCACCCACCGATGCTGATATTGATGCTGCGATGACAAACATATGCCGCTGCGGTACTTACCAGCGTGTGCGCGCTGGCATACACCGCGCTGCCAAAGTGTTGCAGTCTCGTGCGCCCGCGCTACCCAATACTGCAGCAGGGGGTGAGTCATGA
- the rpoN gene encoding RNA polymerase factor sigma-54, giving the protein MKQGLSLRVSQQLTLTPALQQSIRLLQLSTLELSSEVDQMLDDNPFLERADEIAEREQFGVDQADTAVSQGDAIAEVAQDSNQDANPEASFDVASDTDTSHHDEFSNFDSPLSAPSSEAGAEAATDGSTPDWDGDGTVEIAPNDSEWGSDAPASTPKGSGDGEATAQDLASAAVSLQDHLHQQALGLRLSDEEKAALYMLIESLDEDGYLADSLGDLAHSLAGDDWAAHDDFVVLFEDALEHLQAMEPIGVGARELTECLRLQIEDMRNTPVAQAALAIVAKPLELLAKRDVKRLAQLCDVDEELVKQAIVLIQRLEPKPGRRFVQTERNVVVPDVIVTRAGEGFKVSLNPNVMPRLQVSDMYASALKTSKAADRAAEKADLKLDANTDAAAQAKPGDKADDANAMQQRLQEARWFIKNIQQRFETILRVSSAIVERQQQFFIHGELAMKPMVLREIADELGLHESTISRVTTAKYMATPQGTFELKYFFGSGLGTESGANTSSTAVRALIKQFIAAETSKKPLSDNQLSELLRENGIECARRTVAKYREAMRIAPANLRKAL; this is encoded by the coding sequence ATGAAGCAAGGTTTATCACTAAGAGTTTCCCAACAGCTCACGCTCACGCCTGCGTTGCAGCAATCCATCAGGTTGCTGCAGCTGTCAACGCTAGAGCTGTCCAGCGAAGTCGACCAAATGCTGGACGACAACCCGTTTCTGGAGCGTGCAGACGAGATCGCCGAGCGCGAGCAATTTGGCGTGGACCAGGCAGATACTGCGGTTAGCCAGGGTGATGCGATTGCGGAAGTGGCGCAAGATAGCAATCAAGACGCCAACCCGGAAGCCTCTTTCGATGTCGCTTCAGATACGGACACATCACACCACGACGAGTTTTCCAACTTTGACTCGCCGCTAAGTGCACCTAGCAGTGAGGCTGGCGCAGAGGCCGCCACAGATGGCAGCACGCCAGACTGGGACGGCGACGGCACTGTGGAAATTGCGCCCAACGACTCGGAGTGGGGCAGCGACGCACCAGCCAGTACTCCCAAAGGCAGTGGCGACGGCGAGGCCACTGCCCAAGACCTTGCGAGTGCGGCCGTCAGTCTGCAAGACCACTTGCACCAACAAGCCTTGGGCCTGCGTTTGAGCGACGAAGAAAAAGCGGCGCTGTACATGCTGATTGAGTCATTGGACGAAGACGGCTATTTGGCCGACAGTTTGGGCGATTTGGCGCACAGCCTGGCCGGTGACGACTGGGCCGCACATGATGACTTTGTGGTGTTGTTTGAAGACGCGCTAGAGCACTTGCAGGCCATGGAGCCCATAGGCGTAGGGGCGCGAGAGCTGACAGAGTGCTTGCGTTTGCAAATTGAAGATATGCGCAACACACCGGTTGCACAAGCGGCCCTGGCCATAGTTGCCAAGCCTTTGGAGCTGCTGGCTAAGCGGGATGTGAAGCGTTTGGCGCAGCTGTGTGACGTTGACGAAGAGCTGGTAAAGCAAGCCATTGTGTTGATACAGCGCCTAGAGCCCAAGCCCGGTCGGCGCTTTGTACAAACCGAGCGCAACGTGGTGGTACCTGACGTGATTGTGACGCGCGCGGGTGAGGGTTTCAAGGTCTCGCTAAACCCCAACGTGATGCCGCGTTTGCAAGTCAGTGACATGTATGCCAGCGCGCTCAAAACATCCAAAGCGGCAGACCGCGCGGCCGAAAAAGCCGACCTCAAGCTTGACGCCAATACAGATGCTGCGGCACAGGCAAAGCCAGGTGACAAGGCAGATGACGCCAACGCCATGCAACAACGCTTGCAAGAGGCCCGCTGGTTTATCAAAAATATCCAGCAGCGCTTCGAGACCATTTTGCGGGTGTCCAGCGCCATTGTTGAGCGCCAGCAGCAGTTCTTCATACACGGTGAGTTGGCCATGAAGCCCATGGTGTTGCGCGAAATTGCTGACGAATTGGGCTTGCATGAGTCCACCATCAGCCGCGTCACCACCGCCAAGTACATGGCCACGCCGCAAGGCACGTTTGAGCTGAAGTACTTCTTTGGCTCTGGCCTGGGTACGGAGTCTGGTGCCAATACATCCAGTACCGCCGTGCGCGCTTTGATTAAGCAGTTTATTGCTGCCGAGACATCCAAAAAACCGCTGTCAGACAACCAGCTATCGGAGTTGCTGCGCGAAAACGGTATTGAATGTGCCCGTCGCACGGTGGCCAAATACCGTGAGGCCATGCGTATTGCGCCGGCCAATTTGAGAAAAGCACTGTGA
- a CDS encoding thiol:disulfide interchange protein DsbA/DsbL: MTESLGRRSFAVTVAGLAAGMALPMGSFAQGRFQEGVNYTRLQSPVAVDSAPGQVEVLEFFAYTCIHCYRFEPDFERWMSKQSAGVVVRRVPVAFNTAMEPLQRLYYALESMGLVEKLHGKVFAAIHNDKQRLLSAQSIVAWVVAQGVDQKAFEMAFSGFSASGKAKRASQLTAAYGVEGTPALGVAGRFYIPGQGPKSLDVADDLIVRARTI; encoded by the coding sequence ATGACGGAATCTTTAGGACGTCGCAGCTTTGCGGTAACAGTGGCGGGTTTGGCCGCAGGCATGGCCTTGCCGATGGGCTCTTTTGCGCAAGGCCGTTTTCAGGAGGGCGTGAACTACACCCGCCTGCAGTCACCCGTGGCGGTGGACAGTGCGCCCGGTCAGGTTGAGGTGCTTGAGTTTTTTGCTTACACCTGTATTCATTGCTACCGCTTTGAACCCGACTTTGAGCGTTGGATGAGCAAGCAGTCCGCAGGCGTGGTCGTGCGTCGCGTGCCGGTTGCCTTCAACACAGCCATGGAGCCTTTGCAGCGATTGTATTACGCGCTGGAGTCCATGGGTCTGGTTGAGAAGTTGCACGGCAAAGTGTTTGCCGCTATTCACAACGATAAGCAACGCCTGCTGTCTGCGCAAAGCATTGTGGCTTGGGTCGTTGCTCAAGGCGTTGACCAAAAAGCGTTTGAGATGGCGTTTAGCGGTTTTAGCGCTTCTGGCAAGGCCAAGCGTGCTTCGCAGCTCACCGCCGCTTATGGCGTTGAGGGTACGCCTGCTTTGGGCGTTGCAGGGCGTTTTTACATACCCGGTCAAGGCCCCAAATCTTTGGATGTGGCGGATGATTTGATTGTGCGTGCCCGCACCATCTAA
- a CDS encoding THUMP domain-containing protein has product MNNLQLFLPCPAGVEDMLAVEVAKVLNEPADIAKAVRGGVRVEASWREVMLLNLHVRLAQRVLVQLADQPYRLEDDIYAAANDVAWEAWFTPRQTFKVDITSQHSPLKSLNFAALRVKDGVVDRLRTKFGTRPDVDTARPNVRVHAHLDASHVTIYIDTSGEPLFKRGWREDKGDAPLKETLAAAMIAATGWDATTTPLYDPCCGSGTVAIEAAQIACNMAAGLQRRFGFANLLPYQSHVWEGLLDQAEDSVLRTPSASGEVLVFGSDVSHRMVDFAERNAHRAGVTHAVQLRGGDALQRTAPTDKTGILLLNPPYGERIAAAGVAGERAADRAGRHAERGGDQVWREAAQVDGGEDSGEGDAFFARLATHWKHNFGGWQAWLLTPDMKLPGKMRMKAARRVPMWNGPIECRLFRFDLTAMGKRHGE; this is encoded by the coding sequence GTGAACAATTTGCAATTATTTTTGCCATGCCCCGCCGGCGTGGAAGACATGCTCGCCGTAGAGGTGGCCAAGGTCTTGAACGAGCCCGCAGATATTGCCAAGGCTGTGCGCGGTGGTGTGCGAGTAGAGGCCTCGTGGCGCGAGGTGATGCTGCTAAACCTGCATGTGCGCTTGGCCCAGCGGGTGCTGGTGCAGCTTGCCGACCAGCCTTATCGTTTGGAAGACGACATATACGCTGCAGCCAATGATGTGGCTTGGGAGGCATGGTTTACACCTCGCCAAACCTTTAAGGTGGACATCACCTCGCAGCACAGCCCACTCAAGAGCCTGAACTTTGCCGCCTTGCGCGTGAAAGACGGCGTGGTGGACCGGCTGCGTACCAAGTTTGGCACGCGCCCAGACGTAGACACGGCCCGGCCGAACGTGCGCGTGCATGCGCACTTGGACGCCTCGCACGTCACTATTTACATTGACACCAGCGGTGAACCTTTGTTCAAGCGCGGCTGGCGCGAAGACAAGGGCGACGCGCCGTTGAAAGAAACCTTGGCTGCCGCCATGATTGCGGCGACCGGTTGGGATGCCACCACCACGCCCCTTTATGACCCTTGCTGCGGCAGCGGCACGGTAGCCATTGAAGCTGCGCAAATCGCTTGCAATATGGCAGCTGGTCTGCAACGGCGTTTTGGCTTTGCCAATTTGCTGCCCTATCAGTCGCATGTGTGGGAAGGCTTGCTGGACCAAGCCGAAGACAGCGTGTTGCGTACACCCAGCGCCAGCGGTGAGGTACTGGTGTTTGGCTCAGACGTGTCGCACCGAATGGTTGATTTTGCTGAGCGCAACGCACACAGGGCGGGTGTGACACACGCTGTGCAGCTGCGCGGTGGTGATGCCTTGCAGCGCACGGCCCCCACCGATAAAACCGGCATTTTGTTGTTAAACCCACCCTATGGCGAGCGTATCGCCGCAGCTGGTGTGGCGGGCGAGCGTGCTGCAGACCGTGCGGGCAGGCATGCAGAGCGCGGCGGCGACCAGGTATGGCGCGAGGCCGCACAAGTTGATGGCGGTGAAGACAGCGGGGAAGGTGATGCGTTTTTTGCTCGCCTGGCGACGCACTGGAAGCACAACTTTGGTGGCTGGCAAGCGTGGCTACTCACGCCTGACATGAAGCTGCCCGGCAAAATGCGTATGAAAGCGGCGCGCCGCGTGCCCATGTGGAACGGTCCTATTGAATGCCGATTGTTCCGCTTTGACTTAACCGCCATGGGCAAGCGTCACGGCGAATGA
- a CDS encoding putative toxin-antitoxin system toxin component, PIN family: MTSAPQRWVIDTNTALDFLVFEDPRAQSFFNSLQSGQAQWWVCAPMRDELMRVLGYPLIAKRRAKRTLTVDAVMQVFDRLTHMVNVPAKAIYTCKDADDQVFIDLAVACQATLVSKDKAVLAMRGRLKKLGIQVVASLEPSKAI, encoded by the coding sequence ATGACCAGCGCGCCACAGCGCTGGGTCATAGATACCAATACAGCGTTAGATTTTTTGGTTTTTGAAGATCCCAGGGCGCAAAGCTTTTTTAACAGCTTGCAATCAGGCCAAGCGCAATGGTGGGTGTGTGCGCCCATGCGTGACGAACTGATGCGCGTACTGGGCTACCCACTCATAGCCAAACGCCGAGCGAAGCGTACCTTGACGGTGGATGCGGTGATGCAAGTGTTTGACCGTTTAACCCATATGGTCAATGTGCCCGCCAAGGCCATCTACACCTGTAAAGATGCAGACGACCAAGTGTTTATTGACTTGGCCGTGGCTTGCCAGGCCACGCTGGTGAGCAAAGATAAAGCTGTGCTGGCCATGCGTGGCCGACTCAAAAAACTTGGAATCCAGGTGGTGGCTTCGCTAGAGCCATCCAAGGCTATTTAG
- the lptA gene encoding lipopolysaccharide transport periplasmic protein LptA produces the protein MPKLPLHPPVQVFARQSAALRLASLMVFSLLVAALLCMPVQAKQGDKDQPLYATADALRVDDANRVSVFTGNVVITKGSIVIKADRFEVRDGVDGAQIGIATSYAGRLSTFSQDRDVDNESIRGQATRIDYNSATERLALTGKAVMRRFRGDTMADETAGERIVYTSQDARFVVDGAVKTGSQSSGRVRAVLAPKPSTPAPSN, from the coding sequence ATGCCTAAGCTACCTCTCCATCCACCAGTTCAAGTGTTCGCACGCCAGTCAGCAGCGTTGCGTTTGGCGTCGCTGATGGTGTTCAGTTTGCTGGTTGCTGCCTTGTTGTGCATGCCCGTGCAGGCCAAGCAAGGCGACAAGGACCAACCCCTTTACGCGACTGCCGACGCCTTGCGCGTAGACGATGCAAATCGCGTGAGTGTGTTTACCGGCAACGTCGTAATTACCAAGGGCAGTATTGTCATCAAGGCAGACCGCTTTGAGGTGCGCGATGGTGTCGACGGCGCGCAAATTGGTATTGCCACGTCATATGCTGGCCGCCTGTCCACGTTTTCCCAAGACCGCGATGTCGACAACGAGTCCATTCGAGGTCAAGCCACCCGCATTGACTACAACAGCGCCACAGAGCGCTTGGCGTTAACCGGCAAAGCAGTGATGCGGCGTTTTCGTGGCGACACCATGGCAGATGAGACGGCCGGCGAGCGCATTGTGTATACCTCGCAAGACGCCAGGTTTGTGGTGGACGGGGCTGTCAAAACCGGCTCGCAGTCTTCAGGTCGCGTGCGCGCCGTGCTGGCACCAAAGCCCAGTACGCCAGCGCCCAGCAACTAA
- a CDS encoding molybdopterin-dependent oxidoreductase, translated as MKRRHFILGAAGFGGALVVGWGVMPPRSRQGKPELLSVQAGDVALNGWLKIAADGAVVLAMPRSEMGQGVHTALPMLVAEELNMPLANVRIEQAGLDAIYGNVAMLMGSLPFHPSATEGPDVATHIRATQWVVSKLVRELGINATGGSSSVADAWEPVRVAAATVGARLRLAAAAQWQVPVESVRLEDGLVVSGSQSAGFAQLSQAAARVDAVTVTLKPQSAFKLLGQATPRVDIPSKVAGQAVFGIDVRVPGMVFAVARMAPTLQGDVASIDVSPATALAGVLQVVQFPPDAQSAGGYAVVAKTTWQAKQGADRVAVTWVNAQGALADTTVIAKQLRAALQARDGFAFYERGDVASWQATAASQVAATYEAPYLAHATLEPMNCTAQLLGDTLKLWVPTQVPGMVAAKAASVAGVDLEQVELVVTQLGGGFGRRLEVDFVAQAVRVAMAMPGQAVQLLWEREQDMRHDYYRPMHVAALSAGVRADGVIDGLRIDSAGDAITPRWMARGLPKLSGPVDLPDKTTAEGLFDIPYGFAHQRMAHTATNSGVPIGFWRSVGHSHNAFFSESFVDELAYAAQKDPAAFRQALLTEAPRHKAVLDRALKEASWGQVLPADQAMGVALHESFGSIVAQVARVQAMPSERWRVVEVHCAIDCGVVVNPETVAQQMEGSVVFALTALAYGRIDVEAGVVRQGNFPDYPMLSLAQTPTVHTHIVQSNRAPAGVGEPAVPPLAPAVGNALFALTRKRHRSLPIEGIAV; from the coding sequence ATGAAGCGGCGTCACTTTATCTTGGGCGCTGCCGGGTTTGGTGGCGCACTGGTTGTTGGTTGGGGCGTTATGCCGCCACGCTCGCGCCAGGGCAAGCCCGAGTTGTTGTCTGTGCAAGCAGGCGATGTGGCGCTCAACGGGTGGCTCAAAATCGCCGCCGACGGCGCAGTTGTGTTGGCTATGCCACGCAGCGAAATGGGGCAAGGCGTGCACACCGCACTGCCCATGTTGGTGGCCGAAGAGCTCAATATGCCTTTGGCCAATGTGCGCATCGAGCAGGCTGGCCTTGACGCGATATATGGCAACGTTGCCATGCTCATGGGCTCGCTGCCGTTTCACCCCAGCGCCACGGAGGGGCCAGATGTGGCCACGCACATACGCGCGACCCAGTGGGTGGTCAGCAAGTTGGTACGCGAATTAGGTATCAATGCCACCGGCGGCTCATCGTCAGTGGCTGACGCGTGGGAGCCTGTACGTGTGGCTGCGGCGACGGTGGGTGCGCGGTTGCGCCTAGCGGCGGCGGCTCAATGGCAAGTACCGGTTGAGTCTGTGCGTTTAGAGGATGGTCTGGTTGTCTCGGGCTCTCAAAGTGCTGGCTTTGCCCAGTTGAGCCAAGCTGCCGCGCGAGTGGACGCAGTAACCGTGACGCTCAAACCTCAATCGGCATTCAAGTTACTGGGTCAAGCCACACCGAGGGTAGACATCCCTTCAAAGGTAGCGGGTCAGGCCGTATTTGGCATTGATGTGCGCGTGCCCGGCATGGTGTTCGCGGTGGCACGTATGGCGCCCACTTTGCAAGGCGATGTGGCATCTATTGATGTGTCCCCCGCCACTGCGCTAGCCGGTGTGCTGCAGGTGGTTCAGTTCCCGCCAGACGCGCAAAGCGCCGGAGGCTATGCTGTCGTTGCCAAGACGACTTGGCAGGCCAAGCAAGGCGCTGATCGCGTGGCTGTGACCTGGGTCAATGCACAAGGGGCGCTTGCTGATACAACGGTGATTGCAAAACAGCTGCGCGCAGCATTACAGGCGCGGGATGGCTTTGCGTTTTATGAGCGCGGCGACGTTGCCAGCTGGCAAGCAACGGCAGCCAGCCAAGTCGCGGCAACTTATGAGGCCCCTTATTTGGCGCACGCCACCTTAGAGCCTATGAACTGCACGGCACAGTTGCTGGGGGACACACTCAAACTGTGGGTGCCTACACAAGTGCCGGGTATGGTGGCGGCCAAGGCCGCAAGCGTTGCTGGCGTTGACTTGGAGCAAGTTGAGCTGGTCGTCACGCAATTGGGCGGCGGTTTTGGCAGGCGCCTAGAGGTGGACTTTGTCGCTCAAGCGGTTCGGGTGGCAATGGCCATGCCGGGCCAAGCCGTGCAGCTGTTGTGGGAGCGTGAGCAAGACATGCGTCACGACTACTACCGCCCTATGCATGTGGCGGCATTGTCTGCTGGTGTGCGTGCCGATGGTGTGATTGACGGCTTGCGCATTGACTCGGCGGGTGATGCCATCACGCCGCGCTGGATGGCCAGAGGCTTGCCTAAGCTGTCAGGCCCTGTGGACTTGCCAGACAAAACGACGGCAGAGGGCTTGTTTGACATTCCCTATGGCTTTGCGCACCAGCGCATGGCACATACGGCGACCAACAGTGGTGTACCGATAGGCTTTTGGCGCTCGGTTGGGCACTCGCACAATGCATTTTTTTCAGAGTCATTTGTGGACGAGCTGGCCTATGCGGCACAGAAAGACCCGGCCGCATTTAGACAGGCGCTTTTGACTGAAGCCCCGCGCCATAAAGCGGTGCTGGACCGAGCGTTGAAAGAAGCCAGTTGGGGCCAGGTGCTGCCAGCGGACCAAGCGATGGGTGTGGCGCTGCACGAGTCGTTTGGATCCATCGTTGCGCAGGTCGCCCGCGTGCAGGCCATGCCCAGCGAGCGGTGGCGGGTTGTCGAGGTGCACTGCGCGATCGACTGCGGTGTCGTGGTAAACCCCGAAACCGTGGCGCAGCAAATGGAAGGCTCTGTCGTATTTGCCCTGACTGCCTTGGCATACGGGCGCATTGACGTCGAAGCGGGTGTCGTGCGGCAAGGCAACTTCCCCGACTACCCCATGCTTAGTCTGGCGCAAACGCCTACAGTACACACGCACATTGTGCAAAGCAACCGGGCACCGGCTGGTGTGGGTGAGCCGGCCGTCCCGCCGCTTGCGCCAGCAGTCGGTAATGCGTTGTTTGCGCTGACACGCAAGCGTCACAGAAGCTTGCCCATAGAGGGCATTGCCGTGTAG
- a CDS encoding ATP-binding cassette domain-containing protein: MALISLNQAHLAFGHVALLDYCDFALETQERVGLIGRNGTGKSSLLKILANMDKPDDGEVQRQLSVRVAYVAQEPLLNADHTIFDSASDGIAQLKEARDKYLSGDADADLDALQTIIEAQDGWNWEQRVDETLQRLRLDPNARVGQLSGGMRKRVALAQALVSRPDVLLLDEPTNHLDMDAIVWLEDLLIGFKGSVVTISHDRAFLNRVVTRIVELDRGKLLSYPGNFEQYQLQKEEQLAQEAVINAKADKLLAQEEVWVRKGVEARRTRSQSRIGRLQDLRKQREQRRDVVGRVRLDVSTGQNSGKIVAELEDVNKTFGQGETARQVVRNFSTTILRGDKVGLIGPNGAGKTTLLKIILGQLEADNGKVRLGSQLQVAYFDQMRDQIDLDATLEDTISPGSEWIEINGRRTHVKSYLSDFLFSPARANAPVRTLSGGERNRLLLARLFARPANVLVLDEPTNDLDIDTLDLLEDVLATFTGTVFLVSHDRAFLDNVVTSTIVNEGPGVWREFEGNVQDWLTQSERAAQWALTRASANTPPKADTADKSSARVADQAATTPNATPVAKRKLSYKEQRELDALPAAIEALETEHAKASAQLADGSLYVKDPALAAQLATRLGVIDDELLVAMERMEALGG; this comes from the coding sequence ATGGCACTTATTTCACTGAATCAGGCACATTTGGCTTTTGGCCACGTGGCATTACTAGACTATTGCGACTTCGCACTGGAGACACAAGAGCGCGTAGGCCTCATTGGGCGCAACGGCACAGGCAAGTCGTCCCTGCTCAAGATTTTGGCCAACATGGACAAGCCCGACGATGGCGAAGTACAACGCCAGCTCAGCGTGCGCGTGGCCTACGTCGCCCAGGAGCCCTTGCTCAATGCGGACCACACCATTTTTGATTCGGCCAGCGACGGCATTGCCCAGCTCAAGGAAGCACGAGACAAATACCTCAGTGGTGACGCGGATGCGGACCTTGACGCGCTGCAAACCATTATTGAGGCTCAGGACGGATGGAACTGGGAGCAGCGCGTTGACGAAACCTTGCAACGCCTGCGCCTGGACCCCAACGCCCGAGTGGGCCAGCTCTCAGGCGGCATGCGCAAACGTGTGGCCTTGGCACAAGCCTTGGTCAGCCGCCCTGATGTGCTGCTGCTAGACGAGCCCACCAACCACTTGGACATGGACGCCATTGTCTGGCTTGAAGACTTACTGATAGGCTTTAAAGGCAGTGTGGTCACCATCAGCCACGACCGCGCGTTTTTGAATCGCGTGGTCACACGCATTGTGGAGCTGGACCGCGGCAAGCTGCTGAGCTACCCCGGTAACTTTGAGCAATACCAACTGCAAAAAGAAGAGCAGCTGGCGCAAGAGGCGGTGATCAACGCCAAAGCAGACAAGCTACTGGCCCAAGAAGAGGTATGGGTGCGCAAAGGTGTGGAAGCACGTCGCACTCGCAGCCAAAGCCGCATTGGCCGCTTGCAGGACTTGCGCAAACAGCGCGAACAGCGCCGGGATGTGGTGGGCCGTGTGCGCCTAGATGTGTCTACTGGACAAAACAGCGGCAAGATTGTGGCCGAGCTAGAAGACGTCAACAAAACATTTGGCCAAGGTGAGACGGCACGCCAAGTGGTCCGCAACTTCAGCACCACGATTTTGCGAGGCGACAAAGTGGGCCTCATAGGTCCCAACGGCGCTGGTAAAACAACGCTGCTCAAAATCATCTTGGGTCAACTAGAGGCCGACAACGGCAAAGTGCGCTTGGGCAGCCAGCTGCAAGTGGCTTACTTTGACCAAATGCGCGACCAAATCGACCTGGACGCAACGCTGGAAGACACCATCAGCCCCGGCAGCGAATGGATAGAAATTAACGGTAGGCGCACGCACGTTAAAAGCTACCTGAGCGACTTTTTGTTCTCACCCGCACGCGCCAATGCGCCGGTGCGTACATTGTCTGGCGGCGAGCGCAACCGTTTGCTGCTGGCGCGCCTGTTTGCCCGCCCCGCCAACGTGCTGGTGCTGGACGAACCCACCAACGACTTGGACATTGACACATTGGACTTGCTGGAAGACGTATTGGCCACATTCACGGGCACGGTATTTTTGGTCAGCCACGACCGCGCATTCTTGGACAACGTGGTCACCAGCACCATCGTGAACGAAGGACCAGGCGTTTGGCGCGAATTTGAAGGCAACGTACAAGACTGGCTCACCCAATCTGAACGCGCTGCGCAATGGGCGCTAACCCGCGCCAGCGCGAATACACCGCCCAAGGCTGATACTGCTGACAAGTCCTCGGCGCGAGTCGCTGATCAGGCAGCAACAACGCCCAATGCAACGCCTGTCGCCAAGCGCAAGCTCAGCTACAAAGAGCAGCGCGAGCTGGATGCGCTACCCGCTGCCATTGAGGCTCTGGAGACCGAACACGCCAAGGCCAGTGCGCAGCTTGCTGACGGCAGCCTGTACGTCAAAGACCCCGCCTTGGCCGCTCAGTTGGCCACGCGGCTTGGTGTGATTGACGACGAGTTGCTCGTGGCCATGGAGCGCATGGAAGCGCTAGGCGGCTAA
- the lptB gene encoding LPS export ABC transporter ATP-binding protein, translated as MSDALTKHLSDAEASALDGVATAPAQTAPVKQLVATHLQKSYGGRKVVKDVSLAINEGQVVGLLGPNGAGKTTSFYMIVGLVRADGGHIELDGERIERQPMHKRATRGLGYLPQEASIFRKLNVQDNVRAVLELQRDAQGKAWSEAAIQKRLDDLLKDLRVEHLRESSAMALSGGERRRVEIARALATNPRFILLDEPFAGIDPIAVIEIQRIIQFLKGRGIGVLITDHNVRETLGICDHAYIISDGQVLAQGTPAQIIDNVDVRRVYLGEHFRM; from the coding sequence ATGTCTGACGCACTGACCAAGCACTTATCTGACGCTGAGGCCAGCGCCTTGGACGGTGTGGCAACTGCACCTGCGCAAACCGCGCCAGTTAAGCAATTGGTCGCGACGCACTTGCAAAAGAGCTACGGCGGACGCAAGGTGGTCAAGGATGTCAGTTTGGCCATTAACGAAGGCCAGGTCGTGGGTTTGCTAGGCCCCAACGGGGCTGGTAAGACGACCTCGTTTTACATGATTGTTGGTCTGGTGCGTGCCGATGGCGGCCACATCGAACTAGACGGCGAACGCATAGAGCGCCAGCCCATGCACAAACGTGCAACGCGTGGTTTGGGTTACTTGCCACAAGAGGCCAGTATTTTTAGAAAGCTCAACGTACAAGATAACGTGCGCGCTGTGCTGGAGCTGCAGCGCGACGCACAAGGCAAAGCCTGGAGCGAGGCAGCTATTCAAAAGCGTTTGGACGATTTGCTGAAAGACCTGCGGGTTGAGCATTTGCGCGAGTCCAGCGCCATGGCCTTATCCGGTGGTGAGCGTCGTCGTGTAGAGATTGCGCGGGCACTGGCAACCAATCCGCGCTTCATATTGCTAGACGAGCCATTTGCGGGCATAGACCCCATTGCGGTAATTGAGATTCAGCGCATTATTCAGTTTCTCAAGGGACGGGGCATTGGCGTGCTCATTACAGACCACAACGTTCGCGAAACCCTGGGTATTTGCGACCACGCCTACATCATCAGCGATGGCCAAGTGTTGGCCCAAGGCACACCCGCGCAAATCATCGATAACGTCGATGTGCGTCGTGTGTACCTGGGTGAGCACTTCCGCATGTAG